One genomic window of Camelina sativa cultivar DH55 chromosome 5, Cs, whole genome shotgun sequence includes the following:
- the LOC104785311 gene encoding probable E3 ubiquitin-protein ligase RHC1A, which yields MSSSRNTHWCHRCQRAVRLQGQEPVCSYCGGGFVEELDMPQTSPFDMFRAHSHRDVVQRDPTFDLMDAFSAFMRNRIAERNHDREIRGRTISSGPENFPGLAPLLIFGGQVPYRLSGDNAVEALFNGGSPGIGITRGNTGDYFFGPGLEELFEQLSAGTTRRGPPPAPRSSIDALPTIKIAQRHLRSSDSNCPVCKDEFELGSEAKQMPCNHIYHSDCIVPWLVQHNSCPVCRQELPSAGGPSSSQNRTTTRNYRTSSNSSSNSRDNSNERRNPFSSLWPFRSSGSNSSSSTQNRGGTRNSETTDENHNYHQQQQQQSYMGYSGWPFDY from the coding sequence ATGTCAAGCAGTCGAAATACCCACTGGTGTCACAGATGCCAGCGTGCTGTTCGGCTTCAAGGCCAAGAGCCTGTATGTTCTTATTGTGGAGGAGGTTTTGTTGAAGAACTTGATATGCCTCAAACCAGCCCATTTGATATGTTTAGAGCTCACAGTCACAGGGATGTTGTACAACGTGATCCAACTTTTGATCTCATGGATGCTTTCTCTGCCTTTATGAGGAACCGCATAGCAGAAAGGAACCATGACAGAGAAATCAGAGGAAGAACCATCAGTTCAGGTCCTGAGAACTTTCCTGGTCTGGCTCCTTTATTGATCTTTGGTGGTCAGGTCCCTTATAGACTATCTGGAGATAATGCAGTCGAAGCCCTCTTCAATGGCGGCTCACCTGGCATTGGCATCACACGTGGTAACACCGGTGACTACTTCTTCGGTCCCGGTCTTGAAGAATTGTTCGAGCAGCTTTCAGCTGGCACTACTCGCCGAGGCCCTCCACCCGCACCTAGATCATCAATAGACGCATTGCCAACCATCAAGATCGCGCAGAGGCATCTGAGGTCATCAGATTCAAACTGTCCTGTTTGCAAAGACGAATTCGAATTAGGATCAGAAGCGAAACAGATGCCGTGTAACCACATCTATCATTCTGACTGCATCGTCCCCTGGCTGGTTCAGCACAACTCATGCCCAGTCTGTCGCCAAGAGCTACCATCAGCTGGAGGACCTTCAAGCAGTCAAAACAGAACCACCACCAGAAACTACAGAACTAGTAGTAATAGCAGTAGTAACAGTCGTGATAACAGCAACGAAAGAAGGAATCCGTTCTCTTCCTTGTGGCCATTTCGTTCATCAGGATCAAACTCAAGCTCCTCTACTCAAAACCGTGGAGGCACAAGAAACTCGGAGACAACCGATGAGAACCACAACTACCatcaacagcaacagcaacaatcATATATGGGTTACAGTGGATGGCCTTTTGATTACTAA
- the LOC104785313 gene encoding stomatal closure-related actin-binding protein 2-like isoform X1 has protein sequence MMMAWKKEREKREERRREMMISQASCFWEERLKTNNKDKIVTMTKTVCPKKTEEKKVVCEEEALVEQISADVSFAFNHFPSYKLGPDDQIVDEPEDDSKGLSVKDVVDKEIGDLSDQHMQLSVRDLACKFDKNLAAASKLVDEAKLNEVTSLEGHVMLKKLRDALETVRGRMDGRNREEVEKAISMVEALAVKLTQNEGELIQDKFEVKKLASFLKKASEDAKKLVNQEKSFACAEIDSARALVMRLGGTFEEQELSSKASREQGPNVEKLVEEVQEARRIKRMHKPTKVIGMQHELYDLKSQIREKSAYSVKLQREIAIIKRAEGSKSCPYVLDGSQSLGSCLRIRASSDIGVDISKCSIQWYRAASESSRREAISGANWSVYAPEPFDVGRVIQADILLNGQKFTVTTDGPINTAAGLESRVESLLRKSNSEFTVVISQMNGQDHSSRSHVFTVGKARIKLSRGWITKAREIYSTSMQLCGVRGNANLPAKALFWQLRKGITFLLTFESEQERNAAIVLARKYADDCNVTLVGPDD, from the exons ATGATGATGGcgtggaagaaagaaagagaaaaaagagaagagagaagaagagaaatgatgatcAGTCAAGCGAGCTGTTTTTGGGAAGAGAGACTAAAGACTAATAATAAAG ACAAGATCGTGACAATGACTAAAACAGTATGTCCAAAAAAgacagaagagaagaaagttgtgtgtgaagaagaagcatTGGTTGAACAAATTTCAGCAGATGTGAGCTTTGCTTTTAATCATTTTCCATCGTACAAGTTAGGACCTGATGATCAGATTGTTGATGAACCCGAGGATGATTCAAAAGGTCTGTCTGTGAAAGATGTCGTCGATAAGGAGATCGGTGATTTGTCAGATCAGCACATGCAGCTTTCTGTTCGTGACCTCGCTTGCAAATTCGACAAGAATTTAGCTGCAGCTTCTAAATTAGTTGACGAG GCAAAGTTAAATGAGGTGACTTCTTTGGAAGGACATGTTATGCTAAAGAAACTTAGGGATGCTTTAGAAACCGTGAGAGGTCGAATGGATGGGCGTAACAGGGAAGAAGTGGAAAAAGCTATCTCCATG GTTGAGGCTCTAGCCGTTAAGTTAACTCAGAATGAAGGTGAACTAATTCAAGATAAGTTTGAAGTGAAGAAACTGGCAAGCTTCCTCAAGAAG GCTTCAGAAGATGCAAAGAAGTTAGTAAACCAAGAAAAGTCATTTGCTTGTGCTGAAATAGATAGTGCACGGGCTCTTGTGATGAGACTTGGAGGTACATTTGAAGAACAAGAGCTTTCTTCTAAAGCTTCTCGAGAGCAGGGACCG AATGTGGAGAAATTGGTTGAGGAGGTTCAGGAGGCTAGACGAATCAAACGGATGCATAAACCAACCAAG GTGATTGGTATGCAACACGAACTTTATGATTTAAAGAGTCAAATCCGAGAGAAGTCTGCATATTCTGTGAAGCTTCAAAGAGAG ATAGCAATAATAAAGAGAGCCGAGGGGTCCAAGTCTTGTCCATATGTTCTGGATGGTTCACAAAGTCTTGGCTCATGCCTAAGAATCCGTGCCTCCTCAGACATTGGTGTAGATATTTCCAAATGTTCAATTCAGTGGTACCGTGCAGCATCTGAGTCTAGTCGACGAGAAGCTATATCTG GTGCCAACTGGTCGGTATATGCTCCAGAACCATTTGATGTCGGGCGAGTAATACAAGCAGATATTCTTTTAAACGGTCAGAAATTCACAGTTACAACCGACGGTCCAATTAATACTG CTGCTGGCTTGGAGTCACGCGTTGAATCACTCCTGCGCAAATCTAACAGTGAATTCACT GTGGTTATATCACAGATGAATGGGCAAGATCATTCGTCAAGATCCCATGTATTTACTGTTGGAAAGGCGAGGATAAAGCTGTCCAGAGGATGGATCACAAAAGCCAGAGAAATATATTCAACATCCATGCAG CTCTGTGGAGTGAGAGGCAATGCTAATCTTCCTGCAAAGGCATTGTTCTGGCAACTAAGAAAGGGTATAACGTTCTTACTAACTTTCGAGTCAGAGCAAGAACGTAATGCAGCCATTGTTCTTGCCCGGAAATACGCAGATGATTGCAAT GTCACTCTGGTTGGACCAGATGATTGA
- the LOC104785313 gene encoding stomatal closure-related actin-binding protein 2-like isoform X2, producing the protein MTKTVCPKKTEEKKVVCEEEALVEQISADVSFAFNHFPSYKLGPDDQIVDEPEDDSKGLSVKDVVDKEIGDLSDQHMQLSVRDLACKFDKNLAAASKLVDEAKLNEVTSLEGHVMLKKLRDALETVRGRMDGRNREEVEKAISMVEALAVKLTQNEGELIQDKFEVKKLASFLKKASEDAKKLVNQEKSFACAEIDSARALVMRLGGTFEEQELSSKASREQGPNVEKLVEEVQEARRIKRMHKPTKVIGMQHELYDLKSQIREKSAYSVKLQREIAIIKRAEGSKSCPYVLDGSQSLGSCLRIRASSDIGVDISKCSIQWYRAASESSRREAISGANWSVYAPEPFDVGRVIQADILLNGQKFTVTTDGPINTAAGLESRVESLLRKSNSEFTVVISQMNGQDHSSRSHVFTVGKARIKLSRGWITKAREIYSTSMQLCGVRGNANLPAKALFWQLRKGITFLLTFESEQERNAAIVLARKYADDCNVTLVGPDD; encoded by the exons ATGACTAAAACAGTATGTCCAAAAAAgacagaagagaagaaagttgtgtgtgaagaagaagcatTGGTTGAACAAATTTCAGCAGATGTGAGCTTTGCTTTTAATCATTTTCCATCGTACAAGTTAGGACCTGATGATCAGATTGTTGATGAACCCGAGGATGATTCAAAAGGTCTGTCTGTGAAAGATGTCGTCGATAAGGAGATCGGTGATTTGTCAGATCAGCACATGCAGCTTTCTGTTCGTGACCTCGCTTGCAAATTCGACAAGAATTTAGCTGCAGCTTCTAAATTAGTTGACGAG GCAAAGTTAAATGAGGTGACTTCTTTGGAAGGACATGTTATGCTAAAGAAACTTAGGGATGCTTTAGAAACCGTGAGAGGTCGAATGGATGGGCGTAACAGGGAAGAAGTGGAAAAAGCTATCTCCATG GTTGAGGCTCTAGCCGTTAAGTTAACTCAGAATGAAGGTGAACTAATTCAAGATAAGTTTGAAGTGAAGAAACTGGCAAGCTTCCTCAAGAAG GCTTCAGAAGATGCAAAGAAGTTAGTAAACCAAGAAAAGTCATTTGCTTGTGCTGAAATAGATAGTGCACGGGCTCTTGTGATGAGACTTGGAGGTACATTTGAAGAACAAGAGCTTTCTTCTAAAGCTTCTCGAGAGCAGGGACCG AATGTGGAGAAATTGGTTGAGGAGGTTCAGGAGGCTAGACGAATCAAACGGATGCATAAACCAACCAAG GTGATTGGTATGCAACACGAACTTTATGATTTAAAGAGTCAAATCCGAGAGAAGTCTGCATATTCTGTGAAGCTTCAAAGAGAG ATAGCAATAATAAAGAGAGCCGAGGGGTCCAAGTCTTGTCCATATGTTCTGGATGGTTCACAAAGTCTTGGCTCATGCCTAAGAATCCGTGCCTCCTCAGACATTGGTGTAGATATTTCCAAATGTTCAATTCAGTGGTACCGTGCAGCATCTGAGTCTAGTCGACGAGAAGCTATATCTG GTGCCAACTGGTCGGTATATGCTCCAGAACCATTTGATGTCGGGCGAGTAATACAAGCAGATATTCTTTTAAACGGTCAGAAATTCACAGTTACAACCGACGGTCCAATTAATACTG CTGCTGGCTTGGAGTCACGCGTTGAATCACTCCTGCGCAAATCTAACAGTGAATTCACT GTGGTTATATCACAGATGAATGGGCAAGATCATTCGTCAAGATCCCATGTATTTACTGTTGGAAAGGCGAGGATAAAGCTGTCCAGAGGATGGATCACAAAAGCCAGAGAAATATATTCAACATCCATGCAG CTCTGTGGAGTGAGAGGCAATGCTAATCTTCCTGCAAAGGCATTGTTCTGGCAACTAAGAAAGGGTATAACGTTCTTACTAACTTTCGAGTCAGAGCAAGAACGTAATGCAGCCATTGTTCTTGCCCGGAAATACGCAGATGATTGCAAT GTCACTCTGGTTGGACCAGATGATTGA
- the LOC104785313 gene encoding stomatal closure-related actin-binding protein 2-like isoform X3 — translation MLKKLRDALETVRGRMDGRNREEVEKAISMVEALAVKLTQNEGELIQDKFEVKKLASFLKKASEDAKKLVNQEKSFACAEIDSARALVMRLGGTFEEQELSSKASREQGPNVEKLVEEVQEARRIKRMHKPTKVIGMQHELYDLKSQIREKSAYSVKLQREIAIIKRAEGSKSCPYVLDGSQSLGSCLRIRASSDIGVDISKCSIQWYRAASESSRREAISGANWSVYAPEPFDVGRVIQADILLNGQKFTVTTDGPINTAAGLESRVESLLRKSNSEFTVVISQMNGQDHSSRSHVFTVGKARIKLSRGWITKAREIYSTSMQLCGVRGNANLPAKALFWQLRKGITFLLTFESEQERNAAIVLARKYADDCNVTLVGPDD, via the exons ATGCTAAAGAAACTTAGGGATGCTTTAGAAACCGTGAGAGGTCGAATGGATGGGCGTAACAGGGAAGAAGTGGAAAAAGCTATCTCCATG GTTGAGGCTCTAGCCGTTAAGTTAACTCAGAATGAAGGTGAACTAATTCAAGATAAGTTTGAAGTGAAGAAACTGGCAAGCTTCCTCAAGAAG GCTTCAGAAGATGCAAAGAAGTTAGTAAACCAAGAAAAGTCATTTGCTTGTGCTGAAATAGATAGTGCACGGGCTCTTGTGATGAGACTTGGAGGTACATTTGAAGAACAAGAGCTTTCTTCTAAAGCTTCTCGAGAGCAGGGACCG AATGTGGAGAAATTGGTTGAGGAGGTTCAGGAGGCTAGACGAATCAAACGGATGCATAAACCAACCAAG GTGATTGGTATGCAACACGAACTTTATGATTTAAAGAGTCAAATCCGAGAGAAGTCTGCATATTCTGTGAAGCTTCAAAGAGAG ATAGCAATAATAAAGAGAGCCGAGGGGTCCAAGTCTTGTCCATATGTTCTGGATGGTTCACAAAGTCTTGGCTCATGCCTAAGAATCCGTGCCTCCTCAGACATTGGTGTAGATATTTCCAAATGTTCAATTCAGTGGTACCGTGCAGCATCTGAGTCTAGTCGACGAGAAGCTATATCTG GTGCCAACTGGTCGGTATATGCTCCAGAACCATTTGATGTCGGGCGAGTAATACAAGCAGATATTCTTTTAAACGGTCAGAAATTCACAGTTACAACCGACGGTCCAATTAATACTG CTGCTGGCTTGGAGTCACGCGTTGAATCACTCCTGCGCAAATCTAACAGTGAATTCACT GTGGTTATATCACAGATGAATGGGCAAGATCATTCGTCAAGATCCCATGTATTTACTGTTGGAAAGGCGAGGATAAAGCTGTCCAGAGGATGGATCACAAAAGCCAGAGAAATATATTCAACATCCATGCAG CTCTGTGGAGTGAGAGGCAATGCTAATCTTCCTGCAAAGGCATTGTTCTGGCAACTAAGAAAGGGTATAACGTTCTTACTAACTTTCGAGTCAGAGCAAGAACGTAATGCAGCCATTGTTCTTGCCCGGAAATACGCAGATGATTGCAAT GTCACTCTGGTTGGACCAGATGATTGA
- the LOC104785315 gene encoding uncharacterized protein LOC104785315, producing the protein MFTVERQANKAEMELIAKQEADSDYTGLEWGDEKRFESEFVLLRRRKNLRNQARELRISSFSGEGQEEHDREALLQNMKSEIERLRLLNERLNGKELDGLNYYELEVLRCEISMGWGNVMRERLRRREESISREEMLKGVSGQT; encoded by the exons ATGTTCACCGTGGAACGCCAAGCTAATAAG GCGGAAATGGAGTTGATAGCCAAGCAG GAAGCAGATTCAGACTATACGGGGTTAGAATGGGGCGAcgaaaagagatttgagagtgaATTCGTTttattgagaagaagaaaaaacttgaGGAACCAGGCCAGAGAGCTCCGGATCAG CTCTTTCTCTGGAGAAGGACAAGAGGAGCATGATCGTGAAGCACTG CTGCAAAACATGAAGAGCGAAATCGAGAGACTCCGGCTTCTGAACGA GAGATTGAATGGTAAAGAGCTCGACGGTCTAAATTACTACGAATTGGAGGTACTCAGATGTGAGATTTCCATGGGTTGGGGCAATGTGATGAGAGAGAGGCTGAGGCGCAGAGAG GAATCAATCTCTCGCGAAGAGATGCTGAAGGGAGTCTCGGGACAGACTTAG
- the LOC104785317 gene encoding WAS protein family homolog DDB_G0292878-like: MGKILVEICLISARGLRVGIGIGSSLLKHQWYAVGWLDPEDKYCTTIDASRSDNPVWRTKFATLLDDSAVQDSKSVLHVEVYSREPLFLRKRLHGSATVSLKEFLTKYKQQESSSKAVVEETGSYQLRKQNSSKPQGFVDISIRISAEQEDFGVFTGDFGGVMLSNNSDYNTSGQDYMAGPSQHPFASMNQSNNSNPFSSVPNPPMNHTNPQMQQPYYPPPMQHSSVPNPPMNHTSPQMQQPYYPPPMQPPPPMNSGYMPTNIPKSENVTNIPSSSGGAPGGAGRGYARPGLGFAAGLGAGAVVGAAAGLYGGEFMSGFDLPSTLPHPSVSISIDPPF; encoded by the exons ATGGGGAAAATACTGGTTGAAATCTGTTTGATATCAGCTCGAGGGCTCCGTGTTGGAATCGGAATCGGATCCTCTCTACTGAAACACCAATGGTACGCCGTCGGGTGGCTTGATCCAGAAGACAAGTACTGCACCACAATCGATGCTTCAAGATCAGACAATCCTGTTTGGAGAACAAAGTTTGCTACTTTGCTCGATGATTCCGCGGTTCAGGATTCGAAATCGGTTTTGCACGTCGAGGTTTATAGCAGAGAACCCTTGTTCTTGAGGAAGAGGCTTCATGGCTCTGCTACTGTTTCCTTGAAGGAGTTTTTGACTAAGTATAAGCAACAAGAGAGTTCTTCGAAAGCTGTAGTTGAAGAAACTGGAAGCTATCAGCTTAGGAAGCAGAACTCGAGCAAGCCTCAAGGTTTTGTTGATATTTCCATCCGTATCTCTGCAGAACAAGAGGACTTTGGGGTTTTTACTG GGGATTTTGGAGGAGTCATGCTCTCGAACAACTCGGATTACAACACTTCAGGACAAGATTACATGGCTGGTCCATCTCAGCATCCATTTGCTTCAATGAACCAGTCAAACAATTCGAACCCATTCTCATCAGTGCCTAACCCTCCTATGAACCACACCAACCCACAAATGCAACAACCTTACTATCCTCCACCAATGCAGCACTCATCAGTGCCTAACCCTCCTATGAACCACACCAGCCCACAAATGCAACAACCTTACTATCCTCCACCAATGCAGCCACCACCACCTATGAACTCAGGGTACATGCCAACAAACATCCCGAAATCAGAGAATGTTACAAATATACCATCATCATCTGGAGGAGCACCAGGAGGAGCGGGAAGAGGATATGCAAGGCCTGGACTAGGATTTGCTGCTGGATTGGGAGCTGGTGCAGTAGTTGGAGCTGCTGCAGGTTTATATGGAGGTGAGTTTATGTCAGGATTCGACTTACCTTCAACCTTACCTCACCCAAGTGTCTCCATTTCCATCGATCCCCCATTCTGA
- the LOC104785316 gene encoding autophagy-related protein 18c, translated as MWCSIVKDRKRMSSTVSNPQGVLQPDGGYGGHESRSNSNSGSFVRPESESNENEEAELVSVSWNQDSSCFAAGTSHGFRIYNCEPFKETFRRELKNGGFKIVEMLFRSNILALVGGGPNSQYPSNKVLIWDDHQSRCISEFAFRSEIRSVKLRRDRIVVVLEHKIYVYNFMDLRLLHQIETQANPRGLCCLSHHSNTSVLACPGLHRGEIRVEHFGLNMVQIINAHDSSIACMTLTLDGLLLATASTKGTLIRIFNTMDGTRLQEVRRGVDRADIYSIALSPNVQWLAVSSDKGTVHIFSLRVRVVGEDSHSTENAALLTQQTYSNSLQGLVSPTTGTNPGSSLSFMRGVLPKYFSSEWSYAQFHVSEVTQFFAAFGSHNTVAIIGMDGSFYRCSFDPVNGGEMGQLEYFHFLKTDNRTQ; from the exons ATGTGGTGTAGTATTGTAAAGGATCGAAAAAGAATGAGTTCAACTGTTTCAAATCCCCAAGGGGTTCTGCAACCTGATGGTGGTTATGGTGGTCATGAATCCAGAAGTAACAGCAATTCTGGCTCTTTTGTGCGTCCGGAATCAGAATCTAATGAAAACGAGGAAGCGGAGTTGGTTTCTGTGTCTTGGAACCAGGATTCTAGTTGTTTTGCTGCTGGAACGAGTCATGGTTTTCGTATATATAACTGTGAGCCTTTCAAGGAAACTTTCAGGCGTGAGCTGAAGAATGGAGGGTTTAAAATTGTGGAGATGCTTTTCCGAAGCAATATATTGGCGCTTGTTGGTGGTGGACCTAACTCTCAGTACCCTTCAAACAAAGTACTGATTTGGGATGATCATCAGAGCCGCTGCATCAGTGAATTTGCATTTCGGTCTGAGATTCGTTCGGTGAAACTAAGAAGGGATCGGAtcgttgttgttcttgaacatAAGATATATGTTTACAATTTTATGGACCTAAGACTTCTTCATCAGATTGAAACTCAAGCAAATCCAAGAGGTTTATGTTGCCTTTCTCATCATTCAAATACATCTGTGCTGGCTTGCCCTGGTCTTCATCGAGGAGAGATTCGAGTTGAACATTTTGGGCTTAACATGGTACAAATCATAAATGCTCATGATTCCAGTATTGCGTGCATGACCTTGACGCTGGATGGTTTGTTGCTCGCAACTGCCAGTACAAAGGGCACGCTGATTAGAATCTTCAATACCATGGACGGAACTCGTTTGCAAGAG GTGAGAAGAGGAGTGGACAGGGCAGATATCTATAGCATTGCACTTTCACCAAACGTGCAGTGGCTGGCAGTATCAAGCGACAAGGGGACTGTTCACATTTTCTCTCTTAGAGTTAGAGTAGTTGGGGAGGATTCTCATTCCACTGAAAATGCTGCTCTCCTGACACAGCAAACTTATTCTAATTCTCTGCAAGGCCTTGTTTCTCCAACCACTGGTACCAATCCTGGTTCGTCATTATCGTTTATGAGAG GTGTTCTGCCAAAGTACTTCAGCTCGGAATGGTCATATGCACAGTTCCATGTATCAGAAGTCACACAGTTCTTCGCAGCATTTGGCAGTCACAACACGGTTGCTATTATCGGGATGGATGGAAG TTTCTACAGATGCAGCTTTGATCCGGTGAACGGGGGAGAGATGGGACAGCTAGAGTATTTCCACTTTCTAAAGACGGATAACCGCACCCAATAA